Proteins from one Mytilus galloprovincialis chromosome 11, xbMytGall1.hap1.1, whole genome shotgun sequence genomic window:
- the LOC143051447 gene encoding uncharacterized protein LOC143051447, whose protein sequence is MGVLTILLVAVVGTVYGYGYGGSYGGGRGRGGGGGVIALGGGGGAGGLIGGGGGAGGLIGGGGVVGGLIVGGGGAGGLIGGGGGYGGWVRGAGRWWCTCRPGLCRKGELTLDKKCRLTPLFPWQWNTCCQWFPWWVTSRNYGIGIGGGIGGGIGGGIGGGIIGGGGIIGGGIGGGLGGGSGGGLGLGIGGGKKSY, encoded by the exons ATGGGAGTTTTAACTATACTGTTGGTCGCTGTTGTTGGAACTGTCTACGGATATGGCTATGGAGGCAGTTATGGTGGTGGTAGAGGCAGAGGTGGAGGTGGGGGAGTCATCGCTCTAGGCGGAGGCGGTGGTGCTGGAGGTCTTATAGGGGGAGGAGGCGGTGCAGGGGGGCTCATTGGAGGAGGAGGTGTTGTTGGAGGTTTAATTGTTGGAGGAGGTGGTGCTGGAGGTTTAATCGGAGGAGGAGGCGGATATGGAGGTTGGGTCAGAGGAG CTGGTCGTTGGTGGTGTACCTGCCGTCCAGGTCTTTGCCGTAAAGGGGAGCTTACTTTGGACAAAAAATGCAGACTAACACCATTGTTCCCATGGCAATGGAATACATGTTGCCAATGGTTCCCATGGTGGGTAACCAGCCGTAACTACGGAATTGGAATTGGCGGTGGTATTGGCGGCGGTATTGGTGGTGGCATCGGCGGAGGAATCATCGGCGGTGGTGGCATCATCGGTGGTGGAATCGGTGGTGGATTAGGAGGTGGAAGCGGTGGTGGATTAGGATTAGGAATCGGTGGTGGAAAAAAGTCATATTAA